From Synchiropus splendidus isolate RoL2022-P1 chromosome 10, RoL_Sspl_1.0, whole genome shotgun sequence, the proteins below share one genomic window:
- the nyx gene encoding nyctalopin: protein MAVITFTVSLLCLLPAAGSLARWACVRACPPSCSCTQEKSCSVLCDRSSLAELPREFPCEASAINLDKNRLKFLSERAFGTLPSLKSLSLDHNNISFITPGAFKGLSNLVELKMAHNEYISYLHTRTFTGLKKLVRLDLSDCNLFNIPDRIFIEQTALKELLCFQNNFRRIPGAIRGMENLTHIYLERNKIEAVAYNSLLGLGSLKYLNLQENRINVIHDQAFQDLVRLENFYLNDNLLSDLPRLAFKGLSRLKMLNLGGNQLTNVSKTWFSDLTELEILYLDRNQLLNIEEGTFENLTSLITLHLNSNNLTTLPLPVFQPIYFLGRLYLFKNPWECDCAMEWLKDWMESYNLVRDIPCASPSSVAGMDLSAVVFTKVNGTCVDPGELNLTTVSSEILSTTENRFNSLISKLLQQELREELGNGTDSLRNGTLAEPEGQLLAGAQQIPKSHLLLCLMVMWLLVLVNK from the exons ATGGCGGTCATCACGTTCACTG TGTCCCTGCTGTGTCTGCTGCCGGCGGCCGGGTCTCTGGCCCGGTGGGCCTGCGTCCGGGCCTGCCCCCCCTCCTGCTCCTGCACTCAGGAGAAGAGCTGCAGCGTCCTGTGCGACCGCTCCAGCCTGGCCGAGCTGCCCAGGGAGTTCCCCTGCGAGGCCTCGGCCATCAACCTGGACAAGAACCGCCTCAAGTTCCTGTCGGAGCGAGCCTTCGGCACCCTGCCCTCCCTCAAGTCCCTGTCCCTGGACCACAACAACATCTCCTTCATCACACCCGGAGCCTTCAAG GGTCTCTCTAACTTGGTGGAGCTGAAGATGGCGCACAACGAGTACATCAGCTACCTTCACACTCGGACCTTCACTGGCCTGAAGAAGCTGGTGCGCCTGGACCTGTCCGACTGCAACCTCTTCAACATCCCGGACCGGATCTTCATCGAGCAGACGGCTCTGAAGGAGCTGCTCTGCTTCCAGAACAACTTCCGCAGGATCCCGGGGGCCATCCGGGGCATGGAGAACCTGACCCACATCTACCTGGAGCGGAACAAGATCGAGGCGGTGGCCTACAACTCGCTGCTGGGGCTCGGGAGCCTCAA GTACCTGAACCTCCAGGAGAACCGCATCAATGTGATCCATGACCAGGCCTTCCAGGACCTGGTGCGTTTGGAGAACTTCTACCTCAACGACAACCTTCTGTCGGACCTGCCCCGGCTCGCCTTCAAGGGTCTGAGCCGCCTCAAGATGCTCAACCTGGGAGGCAACCAGCTGACCAACGTGTCCAAGACCTGGTTCAGCGACTTGACGGAGCTGGAGATCTTGTACCTGGACCGGAACCAGCTGCTGAACATTGAGGAGGGGACCTTTGAGAACCTGACCAGCCTGATCACGCTGCATCTGAACAGCAACAACCTCACCACGCTCCCCTTGCCGGTGTTCCAGCCCATCTACTTCCTGGGCCGCCTCTACCTCTTCAAAAACCCCTGGGAATGCGACTGCGCCATGGAGTGGCTGAAGGACTGGATGGAGTCCTACAACCTGGTGCGGGACATCCCGTGCGCTTCCCCGTCTTCTGTGGCAGGCATGGATCTCAGCGCGGTGGTGTTCACCAAAGTAAATGGCACCTGCGTGGACCCGGGGGAACTCAACCTGACCACCGTCTCCTCCGAGATCCTCAGCACAACGGAGAACCGCTTCAACAGTCTGATCTCCAAACTGCTACAGCAGGAGCTGAGGGAGGAGCTGGGGAACGGGACTGACAGCCTTCGCAACGGGACGCTAGCGGAGCCAGAGGGGCAGCTGCTAGCTGGAGCGCAACAAATCCCCAAATCCCACTTGCTCTTGTGCTTGATGGTGATGTGGCTCCTGGTCCTCGTGAACAAGTGA